In Anopheles cruzii chromosome X, idAnoCruzAS_RS32_06, whole genome shotgun sequence, one genomic interval encodes:
- the LOC128267235 gene encoding achaete-scute complex protein T8-like yields the protein MSSINGGDQQQQPAITMRRGGLVTSLNPTPQHKRAKLKENQMDLQISSVGPTPNALKRKLPLGNYMSDNIMSLATVTPRSRKESLTAGPGRKRSSGGDLVVSAVERRNARERNRVQQVNNGFAALRERIPDEIAAAFEVTTPATPATPTTPAARGIHKKLSKVETLRMAVEYIKCLERVLAVTARTSQPTGDYEREQHDGLELPATPPPEPSIHVAGPLPPASFFLAIKPRAIPGGPNDAAPGGAGAAGAGGRQLVTAPRFDHTQITIINGHQYIRIPGTNTFQFLDPESLYGEDVLAEAGTGAGDYSEGEEEEEDDGSCSSNVGDLLSESAIVALSPQSNFTLEPDGDSKRDLDLPMGSQGGILQFLDLHSPCGTM from the coding sequence ATGTCATCGATCAACGGCGGagatcagcaacagcagccagcaaTCACCATGCGGCGTGGCGGCCTGGTGACGTCACTCAACCCCACGCCCCAACACAAGCGGGCCAAGCTGAAGGAGAACCAGATGGATCTCCAGATCTCGAGCGTGGGGCCAACGCCCAACGCCCTGAAGCGGAAGCTCCCGCTCGGGAACTACATGTCGGACAACATCATGTCGCTGGCGACGGTGACGCCACGCTCCCGGAAAGAGTCCCTGacggccggccccggacggAAGCGGTCCAGCGGCGGTGACCTCGTGGTGTCCGCGGTCGAGCGACGCAACGCCCGCGAGCGGAACCGGGTGCAGCAGGTCAACAACGGGTTTGCGGCACTCCGCGAGCGCATCCCGGACGAGATAGCGGCGGCGTTTGAGGTGACAACGCCGGCGACCCCGGCGACcccgacgacgccggcggcCCGCGGGATCCACAAGAAGCTCAGCAAGGTCGAAACGCTCCGGATGGCGGTCGAGTACATCAAGTGTCTGGAGCGCGTCCTGGCGGTCACCGCACGGACGTCCCAGCCGACGGGCGACTACGAGCGGGAGCAGCACGACGGCCTGGAGCTGCCCGCGActccaccaccggaaccgtcgaTTCACGTGGCCGGtccactgccaccggccagcTTCTTCCTTGCCATCAAACCTCGTGCCATTCCGGGTGGGCCCAACGATGCAGCACCCGGGGGTGCGGGGGCCGCTGGTGCGGGTGGTCGTCAGCTGGTGACGGCCCCGCGCTTCGATCACACGCagatcaccatcatcaacggGCACCAGTACATCCGCATCCCGGGCACCAACACGTTCCAGTTCCTGGACCCCGAGAGCCTCTACGGGGAGGATGTGCTAGCGgaggccggaaccggagccggggACTACAGCGAAggggaggaggaggaggaggacgatggGTCGTGTTCGAGCAACGTCGGGGATCTGCTGAGTGAGTCGGCCATCGTGGCCCTGTCGCCCCAGAGTAACTTCACGCTCGAGCCGGACGGTGACTCGAAGCGGGACCTGGACCTTCC